From one Luteolibacter sp. SL250 genomic stretch:
- a CDS encoding NAD(+)/NADH kinase produces the protein MKIGILANPDKPGAVKTLNDLRQALESRGCTTVLDLQSARLMDEPGGISAADFAQEVDIAAVLGGDGTMLNAVLRLGDFRKPVAGINIGTLGFLTSCTDEELDAFAESLTSGNYRISERTMLQASVIRPGKDAEIFTALNEVTLARGETGRLVSVGASVNGDFLNRYKADGLIVATPTGSTAYSLSAGGPLMDPGANVWVITPICPHSLSQRSLVIGDDSVIELFPDDHGDGAMLFTADGRDNTLIGPGDRIEVHKSPRAFKLVRPNGGSFYEALRQKLRWQGL, from the coding sequence TTGAAAATCGGAATCCTCGCCAACCCTGACAAACCCGGAGCGGTCAAAACCTTGAACGACCTCCGGCAGGCGCTGGAATCCCGCGGATGCACGACCGTGCTGGACCTCCAGTCCGCCAGGTTGATGGATGAACCCGGTGGCATTTCCGCCGCCGATTTCGCCCAGGAAGTGGACATCGCCGCCGTCCTGGGAGGGGATGGCACCATGCTCAATGCCGTGCTGCGGTTGGGCGACTTCCGGAAGCCCGTGGCAGGCATCAACATCGGCACGCTCGGCTTCCTCACCAGTTGCACGGACGAGGAACTGGACGCCTTCGCGGAATCCCTCACCAGCGGCAACTACCGCATCAGCGAGCGGACGATGCTGCAGGCCAGTGTCATCCGCCCCGGTAAGGACGCTGAGATTTTCACCGCCCTCAACGAAGTGACGCTGGCCCGTGGTGAAACCGGCCGCCTCGTCTCTGTCGGGGCCTCCGTGAATGGCGACTTTCTCAACCGTTACAAGGCGGACGGCCTCATCGTTGCCACGCCCACCGGTTCCACCGCCTACTCACTCTCCGCCGGGGGGCCGCTCATGGACCCGGGTGCGAATGTGTGGGTCATCACCCCCATCTGCCCGCACAGCCTCAGCCAGCGCTCCCTGGTGATTGGCGACGACTCCGTGATCGAACTTTTCCCCGACGATCACGGGGATGGCGCGATGCTGTTCACCGCGGATGGCCGGGATAACACGCTCATTGGCCCGGGTGACAGGATCGAAGTCCACAAATCGCCACGCGCATTCAAGCTCGTCAGGCCGAACGGCGGCTCCTTCTATGAGGCGCTGCGGCAGAAGCTCCGCTGGCAGGGACTGTGA
- a CDS encoding LOG family protein, translating to MPTVRFAGTVTGERDPNREIRARLLGELFAAGWNIYNSNGDQRISLSNIQKKIIESDAFLFTPGATLEDLFKAVSIFVGYQTLDKHLAGKPTVLLNTDASWDPLFKLFAHLHGLGTIRQDHRDYLLMADEVAQVVPLLETARMRGVPEVPHEHIAAMSAGSFENAPPAGHLGNVCVFCSASISDPAYLDDGYAFGKALAEAHLGCVSGAGNSGIMGEVVRGAVEAGGWAAGSNVPHIIELEGLPAGLSSFWLKPDIYTRMEVMIDNSDAFVIFPGGAGTVQEMLALMIFKQQRNPALAGKPVIIFDRKDSAGISFWGPLIGMLRPWHRDGGFTVVEDLDQIIPAARALMRGGVRKLSA from the coding sequence ATGCCTACAGTCCGCTTTGCAGGAACAGTCACCGGAGAAAGAGACCCGAACCGTGAAATACGCGCCCGTTTGCTGGGCGAGCTCTTTGCCGCCGGATGGAACATTTACAACTCCAACGGGGATCAACGCATCTCCCTGTCCAACATCCAGAAAAAGATCATCGAGTCCGATGCTTTCCTGTTCACACCGGGGGCGACGCTCGAAGACCTTTTCAAGGCCGTCTCCATCTTCGTCGGCTACCAGACGCTGGACAAGCATCTGGCTGGGAAACCGACGGTGCTGCTGAACACCGATGCGTCATGGGACCCGCTATTCAAGCTCTTCGCTCACCTGCACGGATTGGGCACCATCCGCCAGGACCACCGGGACTATCTTCTGATGGCGGATGAAGTCGCACAGGTCGTCCCGCTGTTGGAGACCGCCCGAATGCGCGGCGTGCCGGAAGTCCCGCATGAACACATTGCGGCCATGTCGGCCGGGAGCTTCGAGAATGCGCCCCCCGCTGGCCACCTCGGCAACGTGTGCGTCTTCTGCTCCGCTTCCATCTCGGATCCCGCCTACCTGGATGACGGCTACGCCTTTGGCAAGGCGCTGGCGGAGGCGCACCTGGGCTGCGTATCTGGTGCGGGGAACTCCGGCATCATGGGAGAGGTGGTGCGCGGCGCGGTGGAGGCTGGAGGTTGGGCGGCGGGTTCCAACGTGCCGCACATCATCGAACTGGAAGGCCTGCCCGCCGGGCTGTCCAGCTTCTGGTTGAAGCCGGACATCTACACCCGCATGGAGGTCATGATCGACAACTCCGACGCCTTCGTGATCTTTCCTGGTGGCGCGGGGACCGTTCAGGAGATGCTGGCTCTGATGATCTTCAAACAACAGCGGAATCCCGCTTTGGCGGGAAAGCCGGTGATCATCTTTGATCGGAAGGATTCTGCAGGTATCAGCTTCTGGGGGCCTCTCATCGGCATGCTCCGCCCCTGGCACCGCGACGGTGGCTTTACCGTGGTGGAGGATCTGGATCAGATCATCCCTGCCGCCCGGGCGTTGATGAGGGGAGGGGTCAGGAAACTGAGTGCCTGA
- a CDS encoding OmpH family outer membrane protein → MLRATTLLLLSLASVMPAVAAPRFAVVRITEIYQNLTSTQIMLLELQKDRAEILKDERAVHLRKVLEELKQLQAQLQAKRDAPVDDVLRKLAQQYEIKRQEGQTLQEEFQVFDAEKRKEINRKMVTTMRASLNKIDGTARTIAQEQGFDGAFDSSANSNTGVPILLYVKNAPDITKDVVARLQDAGEPSSAPGTTPAPLPDAAAPAQAAPTSPVGPAAETTPKP, encoded by the coding sequence ATGCTCCGCGCCACCACGTTGCTCCTGCTTTCCCTGGCCTCCGTCATGCCCGCGGTGGCTGCCCCCAGATTCGCGGTGGTGAGGATCACGGAGATCTACCAGAACCTGACCTCCACGCAGATCATGCTCCTGGAGTTGCAGAAAGATCGCGCTGAGATCCTCAAGGACGAACGAGCCGTGCACCTGCGGAAGGTGCTGGAAGAGCTGAAGCAGCTCCAGGCCCAGCTCCAGGCGAAGCGTGACGCACCGGTGGATGATGTCCTGCGCAAGCTGGCCCAACAGTATGAGATTAAACGCCAGGAAGGCCAGACGCTGCAGGAGGAGTTCCAGGTTTTCGATGCGGAGAAGCGGAAAGAGATCAACCGCAAGATGGTCACCACCATGCGCGCTTCCCTGAACAAGATCGATGGAACCGCCCGCACGATCGCACAGGAGCAGGGATTTGACGGTGCGTTCGACTCCTCCGCCAACAGCAACACCGGCGTGCCCATTCTTCTCTATGTGAAGAATGCACCGGACATCACGAAGGATGTCGTTGCGCGGTTGCAGGATGCGGGCGAACCTTCGTCAGCACCCGGCACGACTCCGGCGCCCCTGCCTGACGCGGCGGCGCCAGCACAGGCGGCTCCCACCTCCCCGGTCGGACCGGCTGCGGAGACAACTCCCAAACCTTGA
- a CDS encoding M56 family metallopeptidase: MIALLLFSVLAAAAVWLAGRKDPALDPRLTTVVLALLGVFPVLLVVIPKLIVIPQPVAEAQAPSWKVWLAVVWISGFLVEVVRLLAAWRKVRGWAEGSTLLETVEGVEIRSLSGLRGPVAAGVREQIVFVPGDWLVWEEDLRKMALCHELEHHRRRDPLRRWIAGIAVAVNWFNPLVRWIVRRLLIQCEYSCDATVIRSGVESRRYAKALCDLAEDRPLKGPALAMAERGGLEARVRRVMEPQRGDSGLASGVLILLAVGAAALLALVGQETITGYTKTEIHQRRTADPFPGL; encoded by the coding sequence GTGATCGCGCTGCTGCTCTTTTCTGTTCTCGCTGCTGCGGCCGTATGGCTGGCGGGAAGGAAGGACCCCGCGCTGGACCCGCGGCTCACCACGGTGGTTCTGGCACTGCTGGGTGTGTTTCCCGTGCTGCTGGTGGTGATACCGAAGCTGATCGTGATTCCCCAACCGGTGGCGGAAGCGCAGGCCCCGTCGTGGAAGGTGTGGCTGGCAGTGGTGTGGATATCGGGTTTTCTGGTAGAGGTGGTCCGGCTGCTGGCCGCATGGCGGAAGGTCCGCGGGTGGGCGGAAGGCTCCACGCTGCTGGAGACGGTGGAAGGCGTGGAGATTCGCAGCTTGTCTGGCCTCCGCGGGCCGGTGGCGGCCGGTGTGCGTGAACAGATCGTGTTTGTCCCCGGCGACTGGTTGGTGTGGGAGGAGGACCTGAGAAAGATGGCGTTGTGCCACGAGCTGGAACATCACCGGAGGCGGGATCCCTTGCGGCGCTGGATCGCGGGCATCGCGGTGGCGGTGAACTGGTTCAACCCCCTTGTGCGTTGGATCGTGCGTCGCCTGCTCATCCAGTGCGAATATTCCTGTGATGCAACGGTCATCCGCAGTGGGGTGGAGTCACGCCGATACGCGAAGGCGCTCTGTGATCTGGCGGAGGACCGGCCACTGAAAGGCCCCGCGTTGGCCATGGCCGAGCGTGGCGGACTGGAGGCACGGGTGCGCCGGGTGATGGAACCCCAGCGCGGCGACAGCGGCCTGGCTTCCGGGGTGCTCATCCTGCTGGCGGTGGGAGCGGCCGCCCTGTTGGCGCTGGTGGGGCAGGAAACGATCACGGGATACACGAAGACGGAAATCCACCAGCGCAGGACTGCGGATCCCTTTCCCGGACTGTGA
- a CDS encoding BlaI/MecI/CopY family transcriptional regulator codes for MKRLEEGQVSRRERQVMDILFRLGKGTAQEVMDELPDPPSYSAVRALLAILEEKGLVKHAKESRRYVYSPAVPEKKAKRNALKQLLATFFEGRPEKLVASLLDPEDQKLSKEEIARIRKLLDEDGGGP; via the coding sequence ATGAAACGTCTGGAAGAGGGGCAGGTTTCCCGCAGGGAGCGGCAGGTGATGGACATCCTTTTCCGGCTGGGGAAGGGCACCGCGCAGGAGGTGATGGATGAACTGCCGGATCCGCCGAGCTACTCCGCCGTGCGCGCGCTGCTGGCCATCCTGGAGGAAAAGGGCCTGGTGAAGCACGCGAAGGAATCCCGCCGCTACGTCTACTCTCCGGCGGTGCCGGAAAAGAAGGCGAAGAGGAACGCGCTGAAGCAACTGCTGGCGACTTTCTTCGAAGGGCGCCCGGAAAAGCTGGTGGCATCCCTGTTGGATCCTGAGGACCAGAAGCTGAGCAAGGAAGAGATCGCGCGCATCCGCAAGCTGCTGGATGAGGATGGAGGTGGGCCGTGA